agtataacatcctcaatacaatctcaacaccaactactatccttacaacaagattttagctcaaaaacacattaacaacatgactcaagttagattacaactcaacataaactcaagttcatatttgaaccttccctccaacttctttccctccaaacTTAGCATAACCatcatataaactcataaacatggaaataagatggAGTCTTACCTTAGGagctcaagaacacttcaattccaagatcacttcaccttgaagtatcctccaaagcttCTATAAGAAGGAGAAATAAGCTTCAACAAcactttgaaaactttaagcacttgatcttctcttttgatccttgatttcacttAGGAATTGATTAGATATGTTGGAGAGGGTTTTTTAGAAGGTTAGAGGTCAggggaaatgaagaaaataaggtaaaatgAGGAgtatacgatatatatatatatatatatatatatatactgtccaaaatactggccgtatatatatacggtccgtgtatatggcccgtatttccCAACAAAGTTTTTGCCGTCTCTGCCAAgagaagtacggaccgtatttttgatatatgattcgtatttttactTCCTAAACTCAACTCCAACGAAACGTATTCTCTTCTATTCGTTTATCCCTAATCCTTCCAACACATGCCAACCATGAACTTAAATCTTCATACACTCAAGTTGAATAATTCTAATGTTATAAAATCTCAAAGATAATTCCGCTCTCCAAATCCATAACAACCAACTCACGAAAATGCTTAACCtacaaaagtacggggtgtaagtGGGCAAAGGTTTTTGTagttttgaagaagaagaccaaATAGGTTTTGGGTCTTTGTAGAAATCTAATTTTTGGTTTGATGTTTGTGAAAAAACAGAAAGCCTCTTTAATTTTAGAGTGGAACGTTCTTTTTGCATATTTAATTGTCaatcttatgtttataaaaaataaactttaaaaaaaaaatgcttataTAGCAGAAAGGACAAAATGTGTATCAAATGGAAAAGTGTATGTACATATTATGTGCTtagcaaaaagggaaaaaggatgCTGGAAGCTGGGGTTCAAACCCACAACATAGAGGCGGAAGACTTTTCTTCCTACTTTCTTGCCACTGGACCATCAGCTTAAGTTTCTAAGTGAGTTCGCacttaataaatatatatatatttattagattttctaatacaaatacAGAGTCTACGCAAAAGCTattgggttcggccgaaccacCGTGTTACACTAACTCTGCCTCTAAGCTATTTGAATATATACGTGATTTAAAATCGAGTTTTGTTATAAATTGCTAGACTTAACCTACGTCACGCTGCTCTACTCTCCTCTCCTCTTCCCTGAAACTTTATTGTTACGTAATGagagttgaaaaaaatattctaaaaagaagagaataaaaagaaaataaaattttaaaacctGCGTTGAATACATAGAGTGTCGGCTTAACAGTGAAGCAAGTAAGACATTTGCTTTAGCCCCCAAATTTGggggccccatttttttttggaaataatagATTTATAAATTTCTTTAATAAAAATGTTCAGTAGTACTTTTAgtagaaaaagtaatttttttttcacataaaaGGAAAGATAATTTTGTTACATTTGTGAATGCATCAATATCAGAATAACTATTATGGGATGTATGAATAGTTGTGAATTGTTACACTCTCTTCCATAATTCGTCCAAGTcacatttttcccttttttcacaAGATTACATCCtttctctttaattttattttttcttattttcgttCTCCAagaatttaaaaattgaaaagttctAGTGGTAAAAATCTGAGATCATTAGACGACGAGAATTTAAAAGATATTGTCTTAATCTCGAGTGTTCCTTAAAATATAATAGACACTCTGATATTGATGATTTAGacttattttctaaattaaaagTGTTAAGAAAACAGTACAAGTAGAAAATAATACTCTAATCGACATACTCAATCAAATAAAAACACttgattatttttcaaatgtttatatttcttataaaataatattaacagTTCTTGTCACGGTTGCCTCAGcgagaagaattttttttaaaattaaaattgaaaaatcttaCCTAAGATCATCAATTCTCAAGAAAGATGAGTTGGCTATATTAATcattagaaaaataattattataaaaaataaataataaaaaattattaacaacTTTGCATctcaaaaaagagaaaaacatttttttcagGGGGAAAagtgctttttattttttagatttaTGGCCTCCAATTAGTGCTTGAGCCGCCCCCTAAATATATACAGAATATGTAagacatatatatgacataaaaaaaatgttctaAATGTAGGGTCCATCCCATGATTCAAGGGAgtttttcttcctttggcaaAGATTTCTACTATCAACAATTACTACATATTTGGCAGCCGTCAAATTGATATATTCTCATTGAAATGTTTGAAGTTTGTATCTTCCATGACATCACTGATGACATTAGCAAGTCCATTTCATCCCAAGCTCTCCATTGAGTTTTTCATAGACAGTATAAGAAAATAGTCTATGAGCAAAAATATAGAGTGTGAGCGGTGTTATAATGAGGTGTGTGAATCAAAAGAGAGTTACTTCTTTTGAATGGGTAGTGACCTTTTGAGTATTGTTGTAAAATTTCTCATTATAGTTAATTAATTTGCTTCTCTTTGATTGTGTTTTTCCCTTATTCAGAAGGATTTTTCATGTAAAATTTTCAGTTTCATTATTTTCCCATTTTATCCTAGTTATTTGACAGTGaatatttttgttgttattcTGTGCTTCCTAACACCAAAAATGCTCCTAACCTATGTGAATTGGTCCATAGTCGCCCTTCGTTTACATATTAGACCACAAATGTCATTATCGTTGtcttttggatcaaatttatCAATAGGACTGTTATTCCTGAAACTAATGAACTTGGGCATTCAAATCCATTATCTAATCAGTGTTAATGATGTTTACTTGAGTTTATCTTTTATTATACTACTGCTTATTAAATAGGTAATTACGACAATGTAATCCGACAAATAGGGTCTGTGAAGGGTGGTGTGTACGCAGTCTTATCCCTGCCTTGTGAActtagagaggttgtttccaatatACCCTCCTCAATTCAagtaaagcaaataaaaaatagtaagaAGTAGAAATACAGTAGTGAGAAGTCATGTAGAAATtaatggagaaaagaaaaaagtagcAACAACAGGTAATATGAAAACCAAAGCAAAGGAAACAACGGGTAATaataaaattgaagaataaGATAGTAGGGGagtaataataattaataatactGATAAGTAAAACTAGACGACGCtcgactacctactaaccttctaccctaatcctcgaTCTTCATATTGTCCTGtctagggtcatgtcctcggtaaacTACATGTGTTCCATGTCCTGTCTAACCACCTCTTCCAATACCTCTCCTCAGACCCACTATAgtcaacctctcacacctcctaaTTGGGGCATCTATgcatctcctcttcacatgcccggACCACATTACTTTTTATATAAAACCTTGCCACCATACCAACCAATCAAGATGGTTGGTTTTTACCATTTGCAAACACGACCTTCAAGTTGTTTGATAAGTCATCCATCTACCTCTTGCTTCataacattttctttttttttttttggtaacgaAGCATTAGGACCATCTTGAATACTTATTACCTCACATCAACAAAGATATTGAATAACTCTACCCATCCAAGCTCTTAGGCAGACCAAAAAACATCCCGAGACATTTTTGTTCTATTGAGAACCATCCCTAAacatttttatttctcttgagaTTTGAACCCTGATTTCTCATAGCTACACAAATCTTTTTAATATTCTCCACTTAGCAGCTTCCAAGCTTCCAGTTGGAAGCTGCAGAACCACACTCTTCAAACCCCAATTATGTCTCTCTGAGCTCTGCTTAGACACCATAAAATAGGACAAAGTATGgtcttttaggaaggaaaaaatGCGgtggcaagaaaaacactctgaGCATACTCTCTTTTTTCTATTAAATCCAAAAATCCGACACCGACAAATATTGGAAGAATAGGAGAGATAAGGGAATCAACTTCCCGATATTTCAAAATTAAAGAAACATGATTAAAACCTCATAATCAGATATATGGCATGAAACAGCAAATAGTTAACGTTCAAAGTCCGAACTTCAGAGAGTCCGAGACCAAGTGTATACACTCCTCTAAGACAGAATGAAATAGGATTTCGAATTTACAGAGTAACTTACAGTTATTACCACGAatagcaaaagaaaaaaggatagTCAGTATCTGTTGGATATAACATTTTTTATTACTCCTGCTACTAAGATGAATATAGGTGAATATTACAGCAATATTGCTGCTTCTGTGCTCTGTTGCTCAGTGAGTTTCTCCTTAATGGCTTCCCAAAATGTGAGAATTGCAACCTCATCAGGAACTTCCTTAAATGATGGAAGGTAATTTACATCAACAATGACATGATCACCAGTGCCTTCCTGGATCTGAAATTCCATTCAATAAGTCATTATCACAACGTGTGCTGCTCGAGTCCTATTCCCTTTAACTACTATTTATGACTTACTTCTTCAATTATTTGTGGCAAAATTATCAGCTTAGCACCAAGGATATAGAAGAAGCTGAGATTTGAGAACTTTTAGTTTTGAGGGAAACCATTGATATGACTGTTTCTGGCCTTggcaaaaattatttaaaaccTTGTTTATGGTTCtcctttttaatctttttgttaGAAATCAATAATCCCTACAGCACAAAAACTAACAGGCAACTATAAAATCGATCAAAGAGGCAACATAGGCGAAGGTCTGAAGGAGAGATTTGCTGATAGAGTCAAGTCTGTTTCTAGTGTTCATTTATTTTAACATTAAATTGCTGAACTGACTAGCACAAGGCCCTCTTTTCGctatggaaaaaaagaagaatgcaAAAACTACATAAGGGAGTCGAGGAAGAATTTATTTGGTAAGGATAGATCTTTCTCTACCTAGAGGTTGTCAATACTAAGAACTTTGACAAAAGAATAGGGATAAATCATACATATGTGCTTCTCCACAATCAATGAGTGAACCTGGCTTATTTGGCAACTCACCACGCAACTCTCCCGAGATCATTGGATGGTTAAGTCTTACTACAAATTGAATCATTTCAGTGGGATGTTGGTTTATAGCATAGACGGAAACAATGCATTTTGAGCATGCTAATATCTTTTTAACAGCTATTGATGAAGGACATCTTATTCTCCTAAAGCTGATCCAATGTTTCCTCTTTAATGTATTTATCTTCTTATCTCAGaacaaatgaaaacaaaagGCTAATCAGCTAGAACATAGGTCGTAAGGGATGAGGATTATGAAAGTACTCACCACAACGTCAAAGCCAAAGATAGTAAGGTCAAGCATCCTTCTCAACCAATTTGCAGCATCAGTTACTAGCTCGTGATCAATCCGTTTATTATCTTCATTTTGGCTTTTTTGCTGATTGCCCTTGTCAACAGGTAGAGATTTTAAGCTGCAAAAATAGTGTTGTTAAGAGGCATAGAAAGTGCATTTAGCAGACAGGAATTTAAGGTGGTAAAATACCTATCAAAAAGTAATGGCTTCAGCTCCTTTTCTACAGCTAACTTTATCAAGGTATCTGCATTAGGTGTAGACTTCTTAATTGCGAAGAAGATCTTCTTCCCAACAACGTAAAACTTGAACATAGTGGACGAATGATCCACATATTCCTGCAGTTACACCTGTCGTCTTACTTAACTTGGAGGAGAAAGCTTATGTTAGAAGGAATAATTTACTTGGATGACAAGTATGGAGATCCTTTCAAAACCTCAAAGATGCAAACCAGAATGGACATGCAAATTAACTGTCCTTTGCACAACATTCGTGCTTCAGAAACAACTCGCAAATCTGATCAGTATCTGATACAATCAATTAGTGCCTACCCATTGCCATTTGCATATAAGGAAAACATCTTACACATGGATGAGAAAATACGCAACACTTCCACAAAGGCACTAATGTAGAATGTTCAAGTTAAACCAGTTCTAACATTCAAGAGGCTGATTAAACAAATTATGATCATTAGATATATAGCCTCTTGCTTACCTGCACAATAGCTGGAAGAGGGACATTGAGGTCTTTGTAGCTGTCTGCCTTAAAGACAATGGCCTGTCCATTAAAAATTCTACATAAGACTACCATACTAGAAAAATCACTTATCTAAAAGAAAGTTGCAAAATCAATTGACAGTTCACAGgacaaatgaaaagaaaaaggatacaTATATAAAGGCAAAGCTTAGAGCTGAAGCATAGAGAGTCGGTACAAGATTAAATTtttcaataacatcaaaagGAGGAATCCATAGTGCCAAACCTATTACGGAGTAGAAGTTCAATATAtatgtagagagagaaagaaagaggaacAAGAGTATTGTTTATGCTAGATTGAGAATTCAGCATTACCATGCTGTGAGCATCAGCAACTCCACAAGCAACTTGGGGTTTTACAATGTTTGGAAGCGACAGTTGTGCATCAGCTAGCTTGTTTTCCAACTTGGGCTCACGAAAATCGACAACCTGCCCAAAGAAGTGCATATTAAATCAAATATCTAGCAAGTATAGAAAACCAAGGTTCACATACCTACAGATTTATATGATAAATGATGAAATGAGTGAACTACCGTAAATTAAAGTGTTCTTTCGTTTTTTGGGTTTACAGTTTGGTTTTAGATCATTAGATCGTGAGGCAAAAAGAGCTTCATTTCAGAAACACATAAGAAGATCCTAATCAAAGCAATATACTGAGACAGATAAAATCTTGAAGTTTTTGTGTTTGATTAGACTtttcaactttaaatttaacCTACCTGAGCTAAGCAGTGATAAGAACAGAACAAAATGATTAACTTTAAAGAAAAATGGTACCAGGTAAACTCTTGAAAGCAGTGTTTCAACCTAATGGTGACAGAAAAGAAGATGTCCCCTTAAACTGTGCAGAGAGCTCAAGCAACCCAACATAACATCTAGATCAATTATACTTCTTAAGTTGCACCAAAATGCATCAGGCAGTGGCATATCTAGCATATGAagtgggggttcaattgaacccctaactttcgacgcggagcataaatttatgtgtaaaaaattattaaaatgttaataaatagtagatatgaacccacaactttaaaaatataatggattCAATACTAAAATTCTTAAGATTGAACCCCTAAAGtttaaattctggatccgcctctggcATCAGGGTGGACTTCAACTTGAAATAAGTTGGTCATAATGAGCAAACAACTAAACCCAAAAACGATGCATAAACATCTACATACTATATAGTTGAATATCCAACAAATGAGAGTCAGGAGACCAAAAAACCCGTGGCACACTATTCAATTTAAATGACTTGTCATAGCATAATGTTTCTTCTTTTAGGCCATGTTTTATTCTCAGGTAAGGCTTTATATAACCATATCAACCACTGCATTGTTTTGACAAAAAATTCCATAATAAAAACATTTTGATCCCAACTGAGCAATTTCAATTTGGATGGCCCTTGTAAAGCAAAAAAGTGACTGATCTTTCTCATTCATAAAGTGGGAAAAGCATAAAACCCTCCTGGACTAACCAAGCTGATCCACTATTGTTATCTCTACTTAAAGACACCATCACCTCAGGTTGCAGAAAGTCTAGCACTTGATCCCACCCAAAACACATTGTGGTCATATACTTGGTGGGAGTTGAGGCCCCAAAATAAGGCCTTGCTTAACATAGCTTCTGAAAAGCAGGATGCTGAAGATTTCACAGTAGATTTTTCAATGTAAGCATAACAGGGGTACCATTTAGGAAAAAAGGACCTTTAGAAAATGGGGACCTCTGATTTTACTGCAGCTTTTGCTGTTAAGATTTTCCAAACCACCTAGAATCTGCTGTATTTTCAACCGATCAAGAACAGGATATATGTTGCTGAATGGGTCAATAACACGACAgtcaggatggcatttgatgtaCCTGACCAGAAAATAATTGAAGGAGATTTAGTGTAATTGTAATTTAAACCAACTCCTCTGACATGAAAATATTACAGCTCAAACAGAAAGTTCTGAAAACATTCCTGAAACTTACATCAACTCATTATCAGTTCAAGCTGAAAATAACACGGTGCAATGCATCTTTCAGATAGATAGAAACATACCAAaaacaaagagagagaaaaaaaatattaaagatgTCCATTTGAATGCTTGGGAAGAAAGTCATTTCCATCAAGAAATTACAACGACCTATGAACAGCATCCATGTTTTGTTATCAACAAGTGATCATTATCAGAGACGGTATAAGAGAATGAATGAAAGCATTAAATCTTTTTGATTGCTCCAAGTCATCACGAGCCTTAAAGAGCAGAAGGTAAAGATACAAACTTATTTCAACTGACAGGTATAGCTATCCGATCTAAACATGAACTAGGGCACATAGTTAGAGCTGGCTGAAACTTTCTTATCATTACTTCCTGTTATTAATGATATTTACCTTTTGGCTTTTCAGTTCTAGCTTGAACAATAGAGTCTGTTTGCACTCATAGCAGTCCTCTGTATGTCTCCCTTGGATTACCTCTAACAACTTTATGCTTAGAAGTATCAAAGATGAGCTTAGTTAGGCAGACTTCCAATGTCTAGTATATAGCTATAAAACCTTGAACACTCTAATTTTCTCAGCTTGACAAATTAAAGGATTCTGCGGCTATTCACAGAAAGAAATGACAAATGGCATTGAGACTCTTATGAGGTGAATTTACCCATACCAAGTGTTTACACCAAACTATAGATGCATGACATTTGTTTCTACATACACTTCTCTCACTAAACCATGACTAATTAATATAGATTCTCATCTCACTCAATCACTTAACCATGATATGCAAACATCAGGTGCGGGTAAGTTTTTACCTTCTTATCATGTAGTTGCAATAGAAGTTTGAAGGCGCATAAAGGAAAGATAGTAAAGAATCATCACCCCTTTTTCTACTCTGCAGTATATTATTAACCAACTGTAAGTAAAGAGCAGGAAGTCACC
This portion of the Lycium ferocissimum isolate CSIRO_LF1 chromosome 1, AGI_CSIRO_Lferr_CH_V1, whole genome shotgun sequence genome encodes:
- the LOC132056418 gene encoding inositol 1,3,4-trisphosphate 5/6-kinase 4 isoform X2, with the translated sequence MNGVKGIVLDASVLLATNNDDENANPSLRPGANYILRKLQYSKIFTAISYGPDLSAPKVRLLQENARLYSYNCFVFRSSAIDNFISEVSLEWGENIGSYMHVVCSYKEEEISQLISSGWLITVLHVEYCPGTESPSKIFISKLEELPLTICHLNKKAMGKEVKTVGYLMKPSREEDFAKRGAFPLNPTPNGLIFVALNYELPISWQLQEIDGVLHKATDDIITVEMSSSLDFENKVTYTEGMQELQRYIKCHPDCRVIDPFSNIYPVLDRLKIQQILGGLENLNSKSCSKIRGPHFLKVVDFREPKLENKLADAQLSLPNIVKPQVACGVADAHSMAIVFKADSYKDLNVPLPAIVQEYVDHSSTMFKFYVVGKKIFFAIKKSTPNADTLIKLAVEKELKPLLFDSLKSLPVDKGNQQKSQNEDNKRIDHELVTDAANWLRRMLDLTIFGFDVVIQEGTGDHVIVDVNYLPSFKEVPDEVAILTFWEAIKEKLTEQQSTEAAILL
- the LOC132056418 gene encoding inositol 1,3,4-trisphosphate 5/6-kinase 4 isoform X1 produces the protein MNGVKGIVLDASVLLATNNDDENANPSLRPGANYILRKLQYSKIFTAISYGPDLSAPKVRLLQENARLYSYNCFVFRSSAIDNFISEVSLEWGENIGSYMHVVCSYKEEEISQLISSGWLITVLRSPGKASDVEYCPGTESPSKIFISKLEELPLTICHLNKKAMGKEVKTVGYLMKPSREEDFAKRGAFPLNPTPNGLIFVALNYELPISWQLQEIDGVLHKATDDIITVEMSSSLDFENKVTYTEGMQELQRYIKCHPDCRVIDPFSNIYPVLDRLKIQQILGGLENLNSKSCSKIRGPHFLKVVDFREPKLENKLADAQLSLPNIVKPQVACGVADAHSMAIVFKADSYKDLNVPLPAIVQEYVDHSSTMFKFYVVGKKIFFAIKKSTPNADTLIKLAVEKELKPLLFDSLKSLPVDKGNQQKSQNEDNKRIDHELVTDAANWLRRMLDLTIFGFDVVIQEGTGDHVIVDVNYLPSFKEVPDEVAILTFWEAIKEKLTEQQSTEAAILL